The Magnolia sinica isolate HGM2019 chromosome 11, MsV1, whole genome shotgun sequence DNA window ttacaaaatttttgatggtgggtgtcattgttgGGCTCATGTCTTTCTAACTGGGCATATTAATCTGGAAATTGATCATTTATAATTGTCTTGTTATTGTTGACTTTGGACCGTTTAATTTTTTCATAAATCTGAAATAGAAATATTGATTTTTGTTATGAGTTGTGTTCATTTACCAACTTTTATATAATTTCATGATAAACTATATCAAAACTTTTTTTTGTTATGAGTTATAGAAATGCACGAGAATTTAATGGCGCAAGTTGGCACAACCTCTATCCGTCGTTGGATTCCAGAAGTAGAAGAGGGGTTGAAACCAATAGTTGAAAAGACAACTTTCTCTTCAGTTGATGCGGCGTTTAACTTCTACAACCATTATGCAAAGAAGGCAGGCTTCAGTGTTCGTAGAGGATCAAATAAATACAATAAGAGTCAAGAAGAGATCTGGAAGATGTTTGTATGTTCGAAGGAAGGGACGACAGATAACAAGGTACAAATGAAGCATGGTGTAGTAAAGAGGCGACGGAGTATTACTCGAGAAAGTTGTAAAGCTCGCATGACAATTAAAAAAGAGGGCAGTGGACCAAACTATATAGTGAAAAAGTTTGTTGAGGAGCACAGTCATGAGTTAGCAACTCCTCGAAAGAAACATCTTCTTCGATCACATCGTGAGGTTTGTAATGCGCAGAAGAATTTGGAAAATACATTCACTCAAACAGGCATAGGCATTTCGCAAACTATGAATGTTTTAGCAATTGAATCAGGTGGTTACGAAAATATTGGATGCATTGAACAAGACATGAGAAATTATGaaagagataaaagaaaagaaaccaaggACCATGATGCTCAACTATTGTATGAACATTTTTCTGAAATGAAGGAATTGGATCCATCGTTCGCATATAATGTGAAGGTTGACGTGGAGGGCAGATTAACACATTGTTTTTGGGCTGACCCGATTTCACGTAAGGCTTATCATCACTTTGGTGATGTTATAGTATTTGACACCACGTACAATACAAACCACTATGAGTTAATATTTGCACCATTTACAGGGGTTAATCACCATGGGCAATCAATTATACTGGGTTGTGGTTTTATCCATAATGAGACCACTGAATCTTTTATCTGGTTGTTTGAGAAATGGTGTGAAGCAATGCCAGGGGACCCACCGAAAGCGATCATAACAGATCAAGATCCAGCGATGACAAAAGCCATTGCTATTGTATTTCCGAATGCTTTCCATCGTTATTGTATTTGGCATATTTTGCAGAAGGTCCCTGAAAAGTTAGGTCACATAGCTTTCAAAGATGAATTTAAAGTACCTTTTTATGATAGCATATGGAATTCTGAGAAGCCCGAAGATTTCGAAGTAAAATGGAGCAAAGTTATTGAAGAAAATGAGTTGGATCATAATGATTGGCTTGCTTCTTTATTCAACATTCGTCACAAATGGGTACCAGCATATCTAAGACATGTTTTTTTTGCGGGTATGTCTAGTAGCCAACGAAGTGAAAGCACGAATGCATTTTTTCGTAAATATGTGTCGAAGAATAACTCGTTAATGGATTTCATAATTCGTTTTGATCGTGGAGTAGCACGACAGAGACACAATGAGTTAGTTGCCGATCATGAAACGATTAGTAGCAAGCCAAAGTTGAAAACTTTATTCGCcatggagagagagcttggagagACTTATACTCGGTCtattttttataaatttcaaGAAGAGTTGTATGAAAGCACTATTTATACTGCAATTCTTTTACAAAAGATGGAAGGCGTTTGCATTTACAATGTTGGAGTATGTGAAGGAACATCTCCCGAACGGCTAGTTGAATTCGAGATGGAATCTAAACAAGCAAAATGTAGTTgcttaaaatttgaatttgaggGCATACCATGTAGGCACATATTATGTATACTACGACAATCTCGGATACCCAATTTGCCAGACCACTATATTTTGAAAAGATGGACAAGGGATGCTAAACTGGATTTTGTTTACGAAGCGAGTAGTG harbors:
- the LOC131218102 gene encoding protein FAR1-RELATED SEQUENCE 5-like, which gives rise to MHENLMAQVGTTSIRRWIPEVEEGLKPIVEKTTFSSVDAAFNFYNHYAKKAGFSVRRGSNKYNKSQEEIWKMFVCSKEGTTDNKVQMKHGVVKRRRSITRESCKARMTIKKEGSGPNYIVKKFVEEHSHELATPRKKHLLRSHREVCNAQKNLENTFTQTGIGISQTMNVLAIESGGYENIGCIEQDMRNYERDKRKETKDHDAQLLYEHFSEMKELDPSFAYNVKVDVEGRLTHCFWADPISRKAYHHFGDVIVFDTTYNTNHYELIFAPFTGVNHHGQSIILGCGFIHNETTESFIWLFEKWCEAMPGDPPKAIITDQDPAMTKAIAIVFPNAFHRYCIWHILQKVPEKLGHIAFKDEFKVPFYDSIWNSEKPEDFEVKWSKVIEENELDHNDWLASLFNIRHKWVPAYLRHVFFAGMSSSQRSESTNAFFRKYVSKNNSLMDFIIRFDRGVARQRHNELVADHETISSKPKLKTLFAMERELGETYTRSIFYKFQEELYESTIYTAILLQKMEGVCIYNVGVCEGTSPERLVEFEMESKQAKCSCLKFEFEGIPCRHILCILRQSRIPNLPDHYILKRWTRDAKLDFVYEASSVELNTEKHESYALRYSNLLDISRNLAKESANFKETYHMCKEGLQDILKRVQDQKLVAGETLVPKNKKQIKKITKVIIKDPVRAKTKGSGKRLISEREKVARKKDKRRCNGCGKWGPGHDKRNCPIWKKLIRSPACQEPSMNEVDMCEEPSDDEVDCMKNHRMMRLICMKNHRMTRLICMTKH